The Lachnospiraceae bacterium KM106-2 nucleotide sequence GAAAGAGAGAGGATGTAAATATGTGTTCCTAGATACATTTAATTTTCAAGCTCCAAAGTTTTATGAGAAGCATGGATACGAAAAGGTATTTACCTTGTCTGAATATCCGATTAAGGGGGAACGGTATTATTATGTTAAGGATCTGTTGTAGAGTGGCGTTATATTTGGAGGAGCAGTATGTTAAAAACAAAACGGCTTAAATTAGTTGGATTCGATGTCAAATATGCAGATGATTTGTATGAAGTATGGAGCGATTTTGAAGTAATTAAATATACCTATACCCCGTTATGTGCCAATATGGATGAATGTATTAACTTAATTAAGCATCAGATTAATCGAACCGATAAAGACTTGATCGATCGCTTTGTGATTCTATTAGATCATAAAGCGATTGGTATGGTTGGTTGTGTTTGCATGGATAAAGCGAATGTTGTTTATGGGCTTTATTATCAGATCGCGCGTGTTCATTGGGGGTGTGGTTATGCAAGCGAGGCAGCTAGTGCAGTGATGCATCATGTTTTGAATAGATACCCAAATGCTATAATCCAAGCAGAAGCGGTAGCTGAAAATCCAGCCAGTGCAGCTGTTTTAATGAAATTAGGATTCAAGCAAATAGAGGTAGAAGCAAATGGATTTAAGCGAAATAATTTTGAACTTGATTTAATACATTATAAAATCTTTTCATAGTGACAAAATATAAAAGCAAGTGGTATACTTTCCTTGTAAGTACGTAATAACTACTATTTCGACAAAAAATTGAGGGGGTACTACTATGAAGAAAATCCATATTAGAGTTGGTCTAGCTCTATTTACTTGTTTGTTATTCGGTATGGGTATGGATAAGTCAGTTTTAGCTGATTCGAAAATTAAATTATCAAAGCAAAATTTCCCGGGTCTTTATCAGAGCCTGAAAGATAGTAAGGCAGATAGTAATAAAGATGGGTACTTAAGTAAGAAAGAAATCGCAAATGTTAGAGCTCTTACCGTTAAGAAGAATTATGATCCAAAGGGATTAGAGAAATTAACGAGTTTAATGGTTTTGAATATTAAGAATTATAACAAGAGTTACCTTAAAGTAGAGGGGGCACCTGGTATTTTCTTAGATGTTGAGACGACGGCGAAATCTCTTTCGGTAGAGGGACAGTATCTAGAAAAAATTACAATTCACAGTAAGAAATTGACCAGTTTTGATGCTAATCCAAGTACATTTGTAAGCATGATTAATCTTGAATGTCCAAATCTTAAGAAGGTGAATGTTACGGAGCTTCGTGATTTAACCGATTTACATATAACAGATAGCAAGCTTTCTAGTATAGATTTGACACATAACATAATGCTAAATCAATTATTTTTATATAATAATAAGTTGAAAACACTTGATATAACCCAATGTGCTAATTTACAAGTTCTTCAAGTATATCATAATAAGCTTACAGAGTTAAATGTTACACAGAATCCAAGGCTAGAATATTTGGAAGCAGAGCATAATGCACTTACTGATATCCAAATGTCAAATTTAAAGAATATTAGAGATGTAAATCTAGCAGATAATCCACTTGGTAGTATTGACTTGTCTGGAATA carries:
- a CDS encoding acetyltransferase, GNAT family, with translation MLKTKRLKLVGFDVKYADDLYEVWSDFEVIKYTYTPLCANMDECINLIKHQINRTDKDLIDRFVILLDHKAIGMVGCVCMDKANVVYGLYYQIARVHWGCGYASEAASAVMHHVLNRYPNAIIQAEAVAENPASAAVLMKLGFKQIEVEANGFKRNNFELDLIHYKIFS